AGGCATATATGTGCAGGGTCTGATCAAGATCAGTATTCACGATCTTTCATTGAGTTACATCGGAAGGGCCCCAGTAATCAGTGGTAGCATATTGAATGAAGGTAATACGAAGGCATTATTCACCAGAATCGCTCTATCAACCCCATCGACGAGCCCTATCAAGCCTATAAGCTCTGTGTATATAGGAGATCTGGATCCCGCCACATCATTACCATTCAGCTTAAATGTGGATATCACCGACCCATCGGCCGAGGGTGAGTATCCGGTTACGATCATCGTAAGTTATAAAGACTCGTTGAGAGTCGACCATGTCGATAGATTCGAGTCAAAGGTCTTGGTTACACCATTACCAATAGAGAGGAAGCAACAAACTACTCAAATAATCCTACCTATCTCCACATTCGAAGCTCTGACGATCCTCATAGCACTATTCATAATCGTAGCTTTAGTTGGTAGTTACATCGTTGTGAAGCGGAAGAGTAGAGAAGGTGAAGATTTATCGATGCGATGATATTCAGAAATATCAGATTTTATTCGCGCCTTAATGCCACGATCGGTGGCAGTTGTGAAGCACGCCAAGCGGGATAGAGCCCTGCCACGATGCTCACGACGATCGCGATGATCCAGATCGATACCAAATCTTGAATTAAAAAGATCGGTACAAAGTTCTGGCTGATAGGGCCAAATCCTACGAGCCTTAACAATAGATAACTACCTACTATTCCACCCCCCATTCCCAAGACTCCACCGATAATCCCCATAACCAAGGCTTCGCTCAAGAACATCAAGAGTATGTCACGATTACGACAACCTAGAGCTTTTAATGTCCCGATTTCACGAATTCTTTCCATTACAGATGTGAATAGCGTAGTCATTATACCTACCGCACCCACGATCATCGATACACTCGCCACCGCTAGGATAAACGCTCTGACACCCGATAATACATCCTCTATCGTCTGCTTGATGATTGCTGGCGATATTATACCTATATTCTCACCATAGATCTCTCTAACTTTACTTATTACAAAATCGTTCATCTCGATGCTTCTCGTGACCAAATAGATACCATCGTACTTGTGTGATTTAGCCATCAGACTATTCGCTGCCGATAGAGTAATAAGTGCACCGTAATCGGTAAATGTGTTACCCGTTTGGTCCAAGATGCCTCTCACAACGAAGCTCCTCCTCGTAACTACAACTTTCTCAACATCCCCTTTCCTCTCTACATAACTATACTCTACGATCACAGTCCTACCGATATCGGTGAATGGTTGCTCTTCACCCGGTATGTGAACTAGATTGTAACCTAGGGTTATTCCGATGTGGTCATTCACATCGATGAGCGAACCTTTTAACAACTTCAACCCCGGATTGATTATAAGGACCTTTGTAGGATCGATACCTATCAATGAGCCCGATATAACTTTACCCGATGAGATCAACTTTACACTCCCTCTATAGTGTGGTGCTATATCCTTCACACCGGGGATCAGACTCAAGGTCTTTACAGTATAATCGGTCAAGGTCAATCTGGTAGATGATATCAATGGACCACCGCCCTGCTGACCCACTCGTGCGAGTGGTGACGATGGTAGTACGGTGATGACATTTGGAGCGAGAACACTCAGTTGTTTATCGATGAACTCTGAAAAACCCGCATTTATCCCATTTAACGAACACATCAAACTTACCCCGATCATGATCATGACGATCGTTAAGCTCGATCGAAGTCTACGCTCCCTTAGAGCACTTATGGCCAATTGGAAGGTTTCAAGGAGTTTCAGTCAAAAACACCCCCAAATCCTAAATCACGTAGGGTACCATATCCTTTCTACTCGCCCATCCCTTAAATTGATTACTCTATCTGTTTCTGCCGCTAACTCAAGGTTATGAGTAACGACCACTACAGTCGTATTCTGCTCCTTTGCTAGATACTTTAAATACTGAAATATTTCATGTCCAGTCTTTGAATCCAAGTTTCCAGTAGGTTCATCCGCAAGAATTACGGAGGGGTTGTTGATTAGAGCTCTTGCAATAGCGACCCTCTGTTGCTCACCACCACTCAGAGCGAGAGGTTTACGATGGGCTTTATCCTTGAGCCCGAGCTTCTCCAATAGATTTAAGGCTCTCTCAATTCGATCCTTACTTACATCCCCCTTGATGATCGCTGGTAAGAGTACATTTTTTAAAACGGTCGTCCGGTTGATCAGGTTGTACGATTGAAAGACGAAGCCTATCTTTCGATTTCTTAACTCCGCTAACTTATTATCACTCAATCTATAGACATCGATACCATCGATCAAGACCTTACCACTCGTAGGGCGGTCTAGGGTTCCTAAGAGGTTAAGAAGTGTGGATTTACCACTACCGGATGGTCCACATACAGCTACAAACTCTCCCCTCGAAACTTCAATATTCACATCCTGTAATGCATATACCTTTGTAACCTTATCGCTATAGATCTTCGTCAAATTTATCGTCTGTATCACGTAATCATCCTTCGCCAATTCAGCCACCGATCCTGACGATCCTTACACTTATCATCGATCTAATTTAAATCATGAGTCGGAGGTTTTAAAAACTTACCACATTGAGCAATAACTTTGACACCTCTTAATAATTAATATCTTATCATCTTTGAGGTAGGGTGTAAAATTGAGTAAGGTTACGTTAGATATGATCGATAAGTTGATCGGTAAAAGGGTCAAGGATGTGTATGGAAGGTATATAGGGTACGTTGCGGGGTTAATGGTAGATGGCTCTAGTGGATCGATATCGATAGGTGTAGATTGTGGTGATAAGGGATTTTGTGAATTCCCGAGTGAGCATATTCGCTTTGAGGGCGATAATGTAATCCTTTCACCATCCTGGAGGATCGATGTTGAAAGGCTCACCAAAGAAAGGATGATCCTGCAGAGGCGTATTCAGGCGATCGAAGAGCTCTTCAACGAAGGTGAGTTATCGATCGAAGAGAAGGATCAGCTTCTGAAGAACTATAGGGAAAGGATCGTCGAATTGCAGAAGAAGATCGAGCAATTGAAAGCCTTCGCAGAGAAGAGGGTTTCAGAGTTGGATGCGCAGAAGAAGAGGTTGAGAGATTTCTTAGTGAATCTCAAAGTTCAGTATAAGAGTGGCGAGATAAGTGTGGAAGCGTTCAAAGGTTCGAGCCAATTCATTTCGCTCTTATTGAATAGGATTGAGCAGGAGAGGCAGGATATTTTGAATATCGGTAGCTCCCTAGAGTCATTCACATCTGAGCAGAGCGTGTATGAAGTATCTGATATGAAGCCGAGTGATAAGGAACAGATAGAAGATTCAGGCTGGTTGGCTCGAATCCTAAGGAAGTGAAGATCTATCATCATTATTTCATATTAAACGAAGTGGTATGACGTAAGTGTTAATTGATCAAAGGGCTTTAGCTTGAATAATCATCTTCGTCTTCTTCTCTTTTTTATTTTTATCGATGTGTCGATTCGATCACGACCCTTCTTCCAAAATTTACAACTTCATAATCTCTTCATCATTTCTTCTTCGCTTTGAGCCACTCGATGAATTCGACGATGAGCGTAACGAGCCTTTCGTGAAACTCCCTACCTAGCTCTGGAGAGGCATTTGTCTGATCTGACATGACACCCGAGCTCGTGAACCTCCTCTGCTCCTCACTCGACCACGCTACATCGATCGTATCACCACCAGCGAAGAGATCGGTCTTCACAAAC
The DNA window shown above is from Nitrososphaerales archaeon and carries:
- a CDS encoding CdvA-like protein, which produces MSKVTLDMIDKLIGKRVKDVYGRYIGYVAGLMVDGSSGSISIGVDCGDKGFCEFPSEHIRFEGDNVILSPSWRIDVERLTKERMILQRRIQAIEELFNEGELSIEEKDQLLKNYRERIVELQKKIEQLKAFAEKRVSELDAQKKRLRDFLVNLKVQYKSGEISVEAFKGSSQFISLLLNRIEQERQDILNIGSSLESFTSEQSVYEVSDMKPSDKEQIEDSGWLARILRK
- a CDS encoding ABC transporter ATP-binding protein; amino-acid sequence: MAELAKDDYVIQTINLTKIYSDKVTKVYALQDVNIEVSRGEFVAVCGPSGSGKSTLLNLLGTLDRPTSGKVLIDGIDVYRLSDNKLAELRNRKIGFVFQSYNLINRTTVLKNVLLPAIIKGDVSKDRIERALNLLEKLGLKDKAHRKPLALSGGEQQRVAIARALINNPSVILADEPTGNLDSKTGHEIFQYLKYLAKEQNTTVVVVTHNLELAAETDRVINLRDGRVERIWYPT
- a CDS encoding FtsX-like permease family protein, which produces MAISALRERRLRSSLTIVMIMIGVSLMCSLNGINAGFSEFIDKQLSVLAPNVITVLPSSPLARVGQQGGGPLISSTRLTLTDYTVKTLSLIPGVKDIAPHYRGSVKLISSGKVISGSLIGIDPTKVLIINPGLKLLKGSLIDVNDHIGITLGYNLVHIPGEEQPFTDIGRTVIVEYSYVERKGDVEKVVVTRRSFVVRGILDQTGNTFTDYGALITLSAANSLMAKSHKYDGIYLVTRSIEMNDFVISKVREIYGENIGIISPAIIKQTIEDVLSGVRAFILAVASVSMIVGAVGIMTTLFTSVMERIREIGTLKALGCRNRDILLMFLSEALVMGIIGGVLGMGGGIVGSYLLLRLVGFGPISQNFVPIFLIQDLVSIWIIAIVVSIVAGLYPAWRASQLPPIVALRRE